The following proteins are co-located in the Spinactinospora alkalitolerans genome:
- a CDS encoding DUF4041 domain-containing protein, whose product MSTIKHQEGEAILSADSLTLTFTAWTAMPAKKQASPLIIPLTGIVCIEQQLTRLNERYLRIVTPGYTPNRKVAEDPHVLHFQPVRSGYAAEVAAFVEKLVAAVNTYRAGGPATPPGCLVEVEDIKSTAAPRTPAEHVPGGHSSAGVQPMGNTAVAGYRYNSPPNWPAPPPGWTPPPDWRPDPAWGPAPVGWPFWVPAEPPQPSPAAPPPAAHEQPPTHPAIAAPSNAGPPQSVPPDGHVDTDIGVFGARSKARELAVQVNRLTDDNVRLRADLERLGALEAAELEQAKQRLKDDIAALEAEERAQRDQAAAAHRAAASQAAAEIARLQSRMAELRRGIVVTEDLLVLQEAGVYEYAHPLDDSVAYKAALAELKDHIKAMNRKDGGAVQATTAFTMNGSLTEGRKMVGEFSKLLLRAYNNEADNLVRGMKPYKLSTARDRLDKTRATVEKLGRSMDIRISHPYHRLRLRELELTADHLNKVAEEKEREREEKARLREERQAQAELEREKARLDKERRHYENALAALRDKGDEEGARRLQDQIDDIAKAMDDVDQRAANVRAGYVYVISNLGSFGERMIKVGMTRRLDPMDRVRELSDASVPFNFDVHALHFSDDAVGVEAEMHRRLADRRVNRVNHRREFFRATPAEVRDLLASVAGDLLQYDETPEAAEYRQSITEADAPEQAPAAASGGGTAS is encoded by the coding sequence GTGTCCACGATCAAACACCAGGAGGGCGAGGCGATCCTTTCCGCGGACTCGCTGACCCTGACCTTCACCGCCTGGACGGCCATGCCGGCGAAGAAGCAGGCATCGCCTCTGATCATCCCCCTCACCGGCATCGTGTGCATCGAACAGCAGCTCACCCGGCTCAACGAGCGCTATCTGCGCATCGTCACGCCCGGCTACACCCCGAACCGCAAAGTGGCCGAAGATCCACACGTCCTGCACTTCCAGCCGGTCCGCAGCGGCTACGCAGCCGAGGTCGCGGCTTTCGTCGAGAAACTGGTAGCTGCCGTCAACACCTATCGGGCAGGCGGCCCTGCCACTCCACCCGGCTGCCTGGTGGAGGTCGAGGACATCAAGAGCACGGCGGCACCTCGGACCCCCGCCGAGCACGTTCCCGGCGGCCACAGCTCCGCAGGCGTACAGCCCATGGGAAACACCGCCGTCGCCGGGTACCGGTACAACTCTCCGCCGAACTGGCCGGCGCCTCCACCCGGCTGGACTCCGCCCCCGGACTGGCGGCCCGATCCCGCGTGGGGACCGGCACCCGTAGGTTGGCCGTTCTGGGTCCCGGCAGAGCCGCCTCAGCCCAGCCCTGCAGCACCGCCTCCGGCCGCCCATGAGCAACCGCCGACCCACCCGGCCATCGCCGCGCCCTCCAACGCCGGTCCGCCTCAATCGGTGCCGCCCGACGGGCACGTCGACACCGACATCGGCGTGTTCGGTGCCCGCTCCAAGGCCCGGGAACTGGCCGTGCAGGTCAACCGGCTGACCGACGACAACGTCCGGCTGCGCGCCGACCTCGAGCGCCTCGGCGCCCTGGAGGCAGCCGAACTCGAACAGGCCAAGCAGCGCCTCAAGGACGACATCGCCGCCCTCGAAGCCGAAGAACGGGCTCAACGCGATCAGGCCGCGGCCGCCCACCGGGCGGCCGCCTCGCAGGCCGCCGCGGAGATCGCCCGACTCCAATCGCGCATGGCCGAGCTGCGCCGGGGCATCGTGGTCACCGAGGACCTGCTGGTCCTGCAGGAGGCCGGTGTCTACGAATACGCCCACCCGCTGGACGACTCCGTGGCCTACAAGGCCGCACTGGCCGAGCTCAAAGACCACATCAAGGCGATGAACCGCAAGGACGGGGGCGCAGTCCAGGCCACCACGGCCTTCACCATGAACGGGTCACTGACCGAGGGCCGCAAGATGGTCGGCGAGTTCTCCAAGCTGCTGTTGCGCGCCTACAACAACGAGGCCGACAACCTCGTGCGCGGCATGAAGCCCTACAAGCTCTCCACCGCCAGGGACCGGCTGGACAAGACCCGGGCCACCGTGGAGAAACTGGGCCGGTCGATGGACATCCGCATCTCCCACCCCTACCACCGGCTGCGCCTGCGGGAACTGGAGCTGACCGCCGACCACCTCAACAAAGTGGCCGAGGAGAAGGAGCGTGAACGCGAGGAGAAGGCCCGGCTGCGCGAAGAACGCCAGGCCCAGGCGGAGCTGGAGCGGGAGAAGGCCCGCCTGGACAAGGAGCGCCGACACTACGAGAACGCGCTCGCGGCGCTGCGCGACAAGGGCGACGAGGAAGGCGCCCGGCGGCTGCAGGACCAGATCGACGACATCGCCAAGGCCATGGACGACGTCGACCAGCGCGCCGCCAACGTGCGCGCGGGATACGTGTACGTGATCTCCAACCTGGGATCGTTCGGCGAACGGATGATCAAGGTCGGGATGACCCGGCGCCTGGACCCCATGGACCGGGTGCGCGAACTCAGCGACGCGTCGGTGCCGTTCAACTTCGACGTGCACGCTCTGCACTTCTCCGACGACGCGGTCGGCGTGGAGGCCGAGATGCACCGCAGACTCGCAGACAGGCGCGTCAACCGGGTCAACCACCGCCGCGAGTTCTTCCGCGCCACACCGGCGGAGGTACGTGACCTGCTGGCCAGTGTGGCCGGAGACCTGTTGCAATACGACGAGACACCCGAAGCCGCGGAGTACCGGCAGAGCATCACCGAAGCCGACGCGCCCGAGCAGGCACCGGCGGCCGCGTCGGGCGGCGGTACGGCCTCATGA